Below is a genomic region from Timaviella obliquedivisa GSE-PSE-MK23-08B.
ACCTGATCTACGAACAACCTGACTTTATTGATTTTTTCCACCAAGTCACGCCGATTGAAGAAATCAGCCAACTCCAAATTAGCTCTCGTCCGGCTCGTCGCGGCGGTAAAAAAGATCTCGCTAGCCTCCGAGCTATTCCTTGGGTGTTTAGCTGGACTCAAACCCGCTTCTTGCTGCCTTCTTGGTATGGAGTCGGCACTGCCCTGCAAAGCTTTTTGACGGAAGCACCCGAAGAGAACTTAAAGCTACTGCGCTATTTCTACTACAAATGGCCTTTCTTTAAAATGGTGATTTCCAAATGCGAAATGACGCTCTCGAAGGTAGATTTGGAGATTGCTCACCATTATGTCAATGAACTCAGCCACACCGAAGACCGCGATCGCCTGGAAGCAGTGTTCGCCCAAATTGCTCAAGAGTTTTACCTCACCCGCGAACTGGTGCTAGCCATCACCGGGCACAAACGATTACTCGATGGCGACCCCGACTTACAGCGATCGGTGCAGCTTCGTAATGGCACCATTGTTCCCCTGGGCTTTTTGCAAGTCTCGCTAATCAAGCGTCTGCGCCAACACAAAACTAACGCCGCCTCTGGAGCCATTCGCTCTCGCTATAGCCGGGGTGAATTACTCCGAGGTGCATTGCTCACCATTAATGGCATTGCTGCCGGAATGCGCAATACGGGCTGAGCAGTCGGCTCTAAAAAATCCTGGCTAGAATTAGGCTAGTCGTCGCATCATTTAACTTAACGACACTAGCAGCAGTTACTCCAGGAGATCCATGAGCAGGAATGAAATGAAGGGACTTGCGAACGAACTCAAAACCCAGCTTTTAACTTTGGGCGGACTCGTTGCTTTAATGTGGGCGATCGAAATCATCGATCAGCTTCCTGGTATAAACCTGGATCTGTACGGCATTATTCCTCGTAGGATCATTGGACTGCGGGGAATTGCATTTGCGCCATTTTTACATGGGAACTTCCCTCACTTAATTGCGAATACAGTGCCTTTTTTAACTTTAGGATGGTTAGTGATGTTGCGTCGCACTAGCGACTTTTGGATTGTAACGGCGATCGCTGCCCTCATTGGCGGGTTGGGCACTTGGTTGATTGCGCCCTCTTTCTCTATTCATATTGGTGCCAGCGGTATCATTTTCGGCTACTTAGGCTTCCTGCTCTTCCGAGGATACTTCGAGCGCAACTTTGCCTCTATGGCATTGTCTGTCACCGTTGGAGTATTGTATGGAGGGTTACTTTGGGGTGTTCTACCACAACAGCCAGGAATTTCCTGGCAGGGGCACTTATTTGGGTTCATTGGGGGCGTAGTGGCAGCCCGTATTTTGGCTGCACCTAGGAAGCCGCCCAAAGCTTACTAAATTTAAAAGGTAGAACAAGATGAAAGATTTCGCAGGTAATACTCTGGCATCTGCTAAAAAACTGGGCAGCTTGGGTGCCAAAACGTTAAACTTCAAAGATTCTATAGGTTCAGGCGATCGCGATGATCTGTATACCTTCAGCGTGGGTAGCAGCAGTGGGCTGAACGTGAACTTTTCAGGAGCGATCGCGGCTGAACTGTTTACCCTAAAGAATCGCAAAGCTATTAAAAAAATCGGTAAAATAGATTTCAGCAACCTTAAAAGAAAAGATATTCGCAAAAATCTTATCCGCGTTGCTCGTTCTGGTAGCAGCAACGTTCCCCAAATCAGTATTGCCACATTAAATCCTGGTGATTATTATTTGCGGGTGCGATCGTCTAAAAATAAAATAAATTACAGCGTTGCTATTAGCAGCCCGACCGCGATCGCTGATCCTGAACCGCTCCCGACTTTCGATCCCAATCCCATTCCAAATCCAGTTCCGATTCCCCCTGTTTTAGTTCCAATTCCCAATTCACTTCCTACTCTTGGAATCACCACATCCCTTTTCAGCGGCACTGGATTGCCTAAAACGCAAGGCTGGCTAGACTTTAACCAAATTCCAATCTCTTCCCTGATCAATCAACCGCCCTTTCTGTCAAACACTGCTAAAACTGTTGTTCAAACTTCAGGTACAACGGGTGTCACGTTCAAAACCGATGAAGGTATTGCGACAACCGCAGATCTGAATAAAGGCTATGCAGGCTACAGCAACTACACCGCCACGATTGCAACTCCATTTCCTTTGACCTTTAAATCTGCAAAGGTTAACCCAGCCTTCCCAACGCTCGATCGCACTGCAGGTTACAGTCTCTCATTTAGGCTTGCTGTGACTTCAGAAGTGAGTAATCCTGATCGGGCAGGGTTTAGCATTACTTTAATTAGCGAAGATGCTAAGGGAATTGAATTAGGATTTAAGAGCGATCGCATTTTTGCTCAATCCAGCACTTTTACCGAATCTGAAACCGCTATTTTTAGCACCAATATCTTTACTAATTACAAACTCGCAGTGAAGGGCGACGGCTACGAACTGTTTGCCAACAACGCCTCTATCCTTAAAGGGGCACTCCGAACCTACGAGTTTAATCCCGCAACTAGCAATCCGCCGCTGCCTGCTAGCCCATACGTCTTACCTAGCTTTTTGTTTCTGGGCGATAACACCGATCAGGGAAGAGCAACCGTAACTTTAGGGGCGATCGACATTACTCAAGGTTGATCAGAAATACCAAATAGTCTCCTTCTCAATCCGCTAATTCCTCTTATTTTTTGAATATGAGGAAACAATAAACGTCCAACTTGCCACGTATGTTCCAGAAAACTGACTTAAGTAGTCAGCAGTACTGTCTGGAACAAACCAATCAGGAACCACCTCTTGCTGTTGAATCTTTTCGTTCAAGCCAATTTGCAACGACATATTTTCATAAGCAATGTTTGCTTTTGCGGTTCTCAGCATTGTTCCGACTAACTTATACAGCCATTCTGCTCGAACAAACAGACTATGTGCTGGATGGTCACCATAATTGAATCCCACAATAATAATTAAGTATCCACTCTCGCTGACAATCCTATCTAAACAAAATTGAATAATTTGTTGCTCATCCTTATGCTGCTGACTTTCCTTATCAACGGTATGGAATATCATTCCACCTAGTAGCACTACGTCAAACTTTCTGCCTTCCGCAGCTAGTTTCCGCAGAAAGACCCATAAGTCTTGGCAAACAAAGGTTCGATCAGGATGTTTAGTTGAACAGTATTCAATAGCATATGCACTATGATCAATCCCCAAGTATTCGCATTGAGAAGATAAATATTTGAGCAAAGCCCCATTTCCACAGCCCAAGTCTAACAAAGAGTATGGTTTCTCTCTAAATGCTTCCTCTATAAAGTGAACGGCTGGCGTATAACGAGTGGCATTTTCTGGCTGTTCAAAGTAGGCAAAATAGTCAGACTGAAATCGCTCTTCTTCAGACATTTTACGTACAGGGTAATTGCTGTGCATATCGTAAGGAGGTTATGAAGTAAAGGTAGTATCTAGATTCTAGATTGGAGTTGCAATTAGTTCTGCTAAATAGTGGACGATTACCTACGATCGCCCTCAGACTAATCACAAAATTGATCTTAAAGCGATCGCCTTTACCAGACAGTTTCTACTGACATAAAATATCGTTATCAACGTAGCTAAGTAATCGATACAACCGTCTTTGGATGATTAAAGTTAAAGTTTCTGAAAGCTCTAAGCGCTGGAATGAACACTAGTTTAAGACGTTGTTAATTTCTTGTTAAGAACTTTGTGCGATCGCTAGAAAATCTAACTTTTTTACAGAAGAGCGATCGCGCTAACTACAGGACTAACAGAGAAAACCCTTGTTGCAACAGAGTTTTCTCTTCTTCGGCGCTGAGGAGAGAATTCAAAGTTTCTCAAGATTATTTAGCAAAATTTTAGGGTTACACTTTTTGTTAAAAGTACGTTACATTGTAACGGTCTACGCAAAACAAACTAGGTAAAACGCATGGCTGATATTATTGATACCGCTGTTGGTGCTGGCTCTTTTAGCACCCTAGTAACTGCAATTAAAGCTGCTGGTTTAGTAGAAACTCTTAAAGGCGCAGGTCCCTTTACTGTTTTCGCTCCTTCTGATGAAGCATTCGCTAAACTTCCTGCTGGAACAGTTGAGAGTCTGCTTGGAGATATTCCTAAGCTCAAGCAGATCTTGACTTACCACGTTGTCTCAGGCAAGGTAATGGCGGCTGATGTTGTTAAGCTGAAAACGGCGACAACAGTTGAAGGCTCAGATGTTAAAATTGATGCTTCTAACGGCGTTAAAATTAATGATTCTACAGTTGTAACACCTGATGTTGCTGCTGATAATGGCGTTATTCATATTATTGATACAGTATTGCTTCCTGCATAAGCAACCGCTTAAATAGCATCAAAACTCGTTAACGTTAACAAGTTGTTAACGTTAACTAAGTGTGGGTCATAGCTTTTAGCAGCTACTGACCCACTTTGTTTAGGGATACTTGTGCAACTAAGCAAGTACAAGAACACAAACAACTTTAGAACTTGTGTTTAGGGTAAGGCGAAGCAATCAACATCACATTCACTTTTCACCCCAAGGTTTTCTAAACTAAAGCTTTGAGATTCTTAGTTATCAATTTTTAAGGGAAATGTAATCGAAGAGTTCAGTGTTGTTTCATGAGATTTTCAAAGAAATAAATATCATTTTGTGGAGCGACATCATGCTAGTCGAAGGCGAGACTTTGAGCTAATCTATCAGTGTCTTTTGAAAAAATCGCTTCAATGAAACGAGAGGAATTTGGATAACAACGTACTTAATTACGGGTGCAAATCGGGGCATTGGTTATGAGTACTACCCTCAACTGCGAGCACGGCAAGAAACTGTCGTTTCTAGTCTGTCGTCATTGCATCTAAGGAATTGCAGCAGCTAGGAGGACGGGTTGAGGAGGGCATTGATATTATCTCAGATGCTTTTGTAGCAGATTTGCAAACCTGTCGAAGAAATATTGCGATCGCGCTTTAGCATCTAACGGTAGGCAAAATCAACATCCTTGACTCGCAAGCACAAGGTACACAGGCGCAGTCTAACCCCGTAGAGAAACTGTCACCATCAAAGTTTTTTCGAGTGTGGCTCTATCAGCACTTGAGCCAAAGCAATAGCTATGTGCTTGATGATACTCACATATAACCGTACAAACCTGAAAATGTGCGGAAAGATTCTTGCGATCCACCGGATTTAGGGAGATCGGCAGAAGAATTCTTGCGATCGACCTAAATTAGAGTGATGTACGGAAAAACTCTCTCAAAAGAAGTTACGCTGCTCAAGCTATTGATGAAGGCGTAACCATGGGGTGAGAGGCGATCGCTCTAACGGTAAATAATGCAGAGCGATCGCGCTTTAGTCAAGTAACAGTCCAACTTAGCTTCAAACGTTCATAAACCCACCATCAACGACGAGATCTGCTGCTGTCATATAGGAAGACTCATCACTGGCAAGAAAAACGACACCCGCAGCAATCTCCTCTGGTTTCCCAAACCGCCCCAAAGGGGCAGACTGCTTAACATAGTCACCAAAGCTATTCAGTGCTTCTGGTGGCAATCCCATTTTGCTTTGAAAATTCGTGGGCACAAAACCAGGGCTGATGGCATTGACTCGGATCTGACGGGATGCTAGTTCAGCCGCCAGAGTTCGAGCCAACGATCGTACTGCCGCCTTTGTGGCAAAGTATACGCTGCCCATTGCTGCGCCCTTCTCATTCACAGCGGATGCGTTCAAAATCACCCTTGCCCTGTCATTCAGGAGTTCAGCAAGTTTCTGCACGGT
It encodes:
- a CDS encoding rhomboid family intramembrane serine protease, giving the protein MSRNEMKGLANELKTQLLTLGGLVALMWAIEIIDQLPGINLDLYGIIPRRIIGLRGIAFAPFLHGNFPHLIANTVPFLTLGWLVMLRRTSDFWIVTAIAALIGGLGTWLIAPSFSIHIGASGIIFGYLGFLLFRGYFERNFASMALSVTVGVLYGGLLWGVLPQQPGISWQGHLFGFIGGVVAARILAAPRKPPKAY
- a CDS encoding class I SAM-dependent methyltransferase, whose protein sequence is MSEEERFQSDYFAYFEQPENATRYTPAVHFIEEAFREKPYSLLDLGCGNGALLKYLSSQCEYLGIDHSAYAIEYCSTKHPDRTFVCQDLWVFLRKLAAEGRKFDVVLLGGMIFHTVDKESQQHKDEQQIIQFCLDRIVSESGYLIIIVGFNYGDHPAHSLFVRAEWLYKLVGTMLRTAKANIAYENMSLQIGLNEKIQQQEVVPDWFVPDSTADYLSQFSGTYVASWTFIVSSYSKNKRN
- a CDS encoding fasciclin domain-containing protein gives rise to the protein MADIIDTAVGAGSFSTLVTAIKAAGLVETLKGAGPFTVFAPSDEAFAKLPAGTVESLLGDIPKLKQILTYHVVSGKVMAADVVKLKTATTVEGSDVKIDASNGVKINDSTVVTPDVAADNGVIHIIDTVLLPA
- a CDS encoding SDR family oxidoreductase — translated: MARLTNKTALITGGTTGIGFETAKQFVAEGAQVMITGQNEERLQTAVNELGEAVISVQADVRSLRDLDALAARVKVEFGTLDILFANAGIGLFAPLAAIDEVFYDDQFDINVKGVFFTVQKLAELLNDRARVILNASAVNEKGAAMGSVYFATKAAVRSLARTLAAELASRQIRVNAISPGFVPTNFQSKMGLPPEALNSFGDYVKQSAPLGRFGKPEEIAAGVVFLASDESSYMTAADLVVDGGFMNV